A DNA window from Hydra vulgaris chromosome 13, alternate assembly HydraT2T_AEP contains the following coding sequences:
- the LOC136089875 gene encoding uncharacterized protein LOC136089875, producing MGLKKTKALLKQKVYFPGGDTKVEQYIKQCPIFQALGKQNPPDKLLITPTPSEVWDTLNIIYLGPLPYGFYLVVLIDQTSKFPIVDIINNTSVNLLIDFLQKTIAVYGILKKIISDNGPPFTSFKIKMFFNKLNIEHKRITPLGPQANSQAESFMKPLMKTI from the coding sequence ATGGGACTCAAGAAAACCAAAGCACTACTTAAACAGAAAGTTTACTTTCCTGGCGGAGACACTAAAGTAgaacaatatataaaacaatgtcCAATTTTTCAAGCACTTGGTAAACAAAATCCACCAGACAAACTATTAATCACACCAACACCATCGGAAGTTTGGGACACACTTAACATAATTTACCTTGGTCCTTTACCTTACGGATTTTATTTGGTAGTTCTCATAGACCAAACATCAAAATTTCCGATTGtcgatattataaataatacatcCGTTAACCTTCTTATTGATTTTCTACAGAAAACGATCGCAGTATATggaatactgaaaaaaattatcagcGATAATGGACCACCTTTTACTTCAttcaaaataaagatgttttttaacaaactgaATATTGAACATAAACGAATCACGCCGCTTGGGCCGCAAGCTAACTCACAAGCCGAATCATTCATGAAACCACTAATGAAAACAATATGA